In Corallococcus caeni, the genomic stretch GGGCCGAAGAGGCGCGGCGTCTCCAGCGTGAAGACGGTCGTCACCCCGTGACGTCGCAATTCCTGCGTCAGCGCGGCGAAGAAGGGGCTGATGCGCGCCGGCTCGTGCGTGGTCTCCACCATGGCGCTCAGGCCGTCCACGAACAGGCGCTTCACGCCGCGCTTGCGCACGTCCTCCAGCATGTTGTGCGCCACCAGGTCCAGGTTGCACTCGGCGGGCATGTTCCACTGGAGCACCAGCCGGCCGTCCTTCACCCCGGTGCCCAGCGACAGCCCCACGTTGGCCGCCTTGTGCAGCAGCCGGTCCGGCCCCTCATAGAAGCTCACCATCAGGCCGGGCTCGCCCAGGCGCAGCCCTTCAGCCAGGTGGCTGGCGCCCAGCAGCGTCTTGCCGCAGCCCGGCGGCCCCATCACCAGCGTGGTGGACGCCGCGGCGATGCCCTCCGGGATCATGGCGTCCAGCGTGGGCACGCCAAAGCGCACCCGCTGCGTGCCCCAGTCCGGCGGCTGCGCGCGGCTGGCCATGGACTCCAGGCGGGGGAACACCTCCAGCCCGGCCTCCGAGATGCGGAAGTGGTGCGAGCCATTGAGGCTGGCGCTGCCCCGGAACTTGCGCACCTGGAGCTCGCGCCACGACCGCATGGCCGCCGTGCGCTCGCGCAGCTCCAGGATGCCGTCCACCATCGTGTACTCCGGGTGCACGGTGGGGCCCACGCTGCTCGTGAGCAGGAGCGCGGTGAAGCGCGACAGGCCGGCGGACACCTGGAGTTCGTGGATGAACTTCTTGAAGTCGCGGCTGCTGCCCGCGGCCTCCTGCGCCTGCACCAGGCCGTCCAGCACCAGGATGCCCGCGCCGTGGTTGCGCATCTCCCGGCGCAACAGCTCCAGCAGCCCCGGCAGCCCCTGCTCCTCCAGCATGCGGAAGCCGCTGACGTAGTAGATGCGCTGGGGCAGCTGGGAGGCGTCGAAGAACGCCATGCTGCGCAGGTTCGCCAGCATGCGCGAGTGCGACTCCGCCAGCAGCGTCACGTACAGACAGCGCGTGCCCTGCTGCGCCTGCGAATAGCAGAGCTGGTTGGCGAAGATGGTCTTCCCCGCGCCCGGCTCCCCCACGACGATGTAGACGCCTGAGGCCACCAGGCCGCCGCCCAGGATGGGGTCCAGTCCGGGCACGCCTGTCGCGATTCGCTCGAAGGCGGGAGGGTGCTGCTCGCTAGGGGACATGGCGACCGCTCATACCGTAAAACCCGCAGTGTCGCTCCGGGAGTTTGTACCGGAGCCCCCTTGACCGCCTGGAGCCTTCACCGTGGAAACCCTCGTCCGGCTCGCCGAAGGCCTGGGCCGCTTCTCCGCGCGCTTCGTCCCCAGCGCCTTCGCCATCGCCGTGCTGCTCACCCTGCTGACCATGGCGCTGGCCCTGGGCTGGGTGGGGGCCGCGCCGCCGGCGGTGCTGGACGCGTGGGGCGGCGGCTTCTGGGAGCTGCTCACCTTCTCCATGCAGATGGCCCTCGTGATGTTCACTGGCTATCTGCTCGCGCTCACCGCCCCTGTGAAGGCCCTGCTGGAGAAGGTCGCCCGCCTGCCCCAGAGCCCCCGGAGCGCCACCGCGCTGATGGCGGCGGTGTCCATGGCGCTCGCGTACTTCAACTGGGGTCTGTCGCTGGTGGCCAGCGCCATGCTGGTGCGCTTCATCGCGCGCAGGCGCCCGGACGTGGACTACCGGCTGCTGGTGGCGTGCGCCTACTTCGGGCTGGGCGCCACGTGGCACGCGGGGCTGTCCGCGTCCGCCCCGCTGCTGGTCGCGACGCCGGGGCACTTCCTGGAGAAGCAGCTGGGGGTCATCCCCATCGACCGGACGCTGTTCTCCCCCTTCAACGTGGGCCTCACGCTGGCCGCGGTGGCGCTGCTCACGGCGCTGGCGTGGGCGCTGCACCCGTCGCCTGAGCGCACCGTGCGCGTGGAGCCCGCGGTGCTGGAGAAGCTGGGCGACTTCGTCCCGCCGCGGAAGCCTCAAGGCCGCCTGAGCCCCGCGGAGTGGTTGGATCACGCGTGGCTGCTCAACGCCCTCTTCGGCGTGCTGGGGCTGCTGTGGTTCGCGCGGCACCTGTGGCTGAACGGCGGTTGGAAGGCGCTCAACCTCAACGTGGTGAACTTCACCTTCCTCACGCTGGCGGTGCTGCTGCACGGCACGCCGGCCCGGCTGCTCAAGGCGAGCGAGGAGGCCGCGAGCGTGCTGCACGGCATCGTGCTGCAGTTCCCGCTGTACGCGGGCATCTACGGCATCTTCAAGGCCACGGGGCTCACGGACCGCATCGGGGAGCTGTTCGTGTCGCTGTCCACGCGGGAGACCTTCCCCGCCATCGTGTACCTCTACAGCGGCGTGGTGAACTACTTCGTGCCCTCTGGCGGCTCCAAGTGGGCCATTGAAGCGCCCTACCTGCTGGACGCGGCGGGGAGGCTGGGCGTGGCGCCGGAGAAGGTGGTGCTGGCGTACGCCTGGGGGGACATGGCCACCGACCTCATCCAGCCCTTCTGGGCGCTGCCGCTGCTGGCCGTGGCGCGGTTGGAGTTCAAGGACATCCTCGGCTTCCTCCTGGTGGCCTTCCTCGCGTACCTGCCGCTGGTGACGCTGGGCTTCTTCCTGTTCGGATAGCGCGGCGCGCCGTGCGCCGTGCGCCGTCCTGGGAAGCCGGGGAATGGCGGGGTTGTTTCATGGTAGACAGGCACACCAAGGGGCCGGACGTGGGCCGGCTG encodes the following:
- a CDS encoding ATPase domain-containing protein, whose product is MSPSEQHPPAFERIATGVPGLDPILGGGLVASGVYIVVGEPGAGKTIFANQLCYSQAQQGTRCLYVTLLAESHSRMLANLRSMAFFDASQLPQRIYYVSGFRMLEEQGLPGLLELLRREMRNHGAGILVLDGLVQAQEAAGSSRDFKKFIHELQVSAGLSRFTALLLTSSVGPTVHPEYTMVDGILELRERTAAMRSWRELQVRKFRGSASLNGSHHFRISEAGLEVFPRLESMASRAQPPDWGTQRVRFGVPTLDAMIPEGIAAASTTLVMGPPGCGKTLLGASHLAEGLRLGEPGLMVSFYEGPDRLLHKAANVGLSLGTGVKDGRLVLQWNMPAECNLDLVAHNMLEDVRKRGVKRLFVDGLSAMVETTHEPARISPFFAALTQELRRHGVTTVFTLETPRLFGPDMDVPLGTGLSGVAENLLFMRHLELNGRLRRLLSIFKLRDADYDPTLREFLITSQGIEIQPPFQPSPELLLTGIARFPGNHS
- a CDS encoding TIGR00366 family protein encodes the protein METLVRLAEGLGRFSARFVPSAFAIAVLLTLLTMALALGWVGAAPPAVLDAWGGGFWELLTFSMQMALVMFTGYLLALTAPVKALLEKVARLPQSPRSATALMAAVSMALAYFNWGLSLVASAMLVRFIARRRPDVDYRLLVACAYFGLGATWHAGLSASAPLLVATPGHFLEKQLGVIPIDRTLFSPFNVGLTLAAVALLTALAWALHPSPERTVRVEPAVLEKLGDFVPPRKPQGRLSPAEWLDHAWLLNALFGVLGLLWFARHLWLNGGWKALNLNVVNFTFLTLAVLLHGTPARLLKASEEAASVLHGIVLQFPLYAGIYGIFKATGLTDRIGELFVSLSTRETFPAIVYLYSGVVNYFVPSGGSKWAIEAPYLLDAAGRLGVAPEKVVLAYAWGDMATDLIQPFWALPLLAVARLEFKDILGFLLVAFLAYLPLVTLGFFLFG